A single window of Girardinichthys multiradiatus isolate DD_20200921_A chromosome 15, DD_fGirMul_XY1, whole genome shotgun sequence DNA harbors:
- the rpl7l1 gene encoding 60S ribosomal protein L7-like 1 isoform X2, whose protein sequence is MAESESKKVIKLVPEYLLKKRKTYQAIKATQAKLALLEKRKVTKGKPLKFRRLEDFLKDCHKKHRDETRIRRADHRPAAPLPPEKNKLAFAMRIREIKGVSPKVMKVIQMMRLRKIFSGTFVKINKTSIAMMKMVEPYVAWGFPNLKSVRELILKRGQTRIGRRRVPLTDNALIEQHMGKAGIICLEDLIHEIYSVGKSFRAANNFLLPFRLSVPRHAARDKAGLMKDLGNPGFRATDVNSIIRLLN, encoded by the exons ATGGCTGAATCAGA GTCGAAGAAAGTGATCAAGTTAGTTCCAGAGTACCTTCTCAAGAAGAGAAAAACATACCAGGCCATCAAAGCCACACAAGCCAAACTTGCACTACTCGAGAAAAGGAAG GTAACGAAAGGCAAACCTTTAAAGTTCAGGCGTTTGGAGGATTTCTTGAAAGACTGTCACAAAAAGCACAGAGATGAGACACGCATCAGAAGGGCAGACCACAGGCCCGCTGCCCCTCTGcctccagaaaaaaacaagctaGCTTTTGCTATGCGCATCAGAGA GATTAAAGGTGTCAGCCCCAAAGTGATGAAGGTGATCCAGATGATGAGGCTGAGGAAGATCTTCAGTGGGACCTTTGTTAAAATCAACAAGACCTCCATAGCTATGATGAAGATGGTGGAGCCTTATGTGGCCTGGGG ATTTCCCAACTTAAAGTCAGTCCGCGAGCTCATTCTGAAGAGAGGTCAGACCCGGATCGGCCGGAGGAGAGTCCCCCTCACAGACAACGCCCTCATTGAGCAGCACATGG GTAAAGCTGGTATCATATGTCTGGAGGACCTGATCCATGAAATCTACTCTGTTGGCAAGAGCTTCCGAGCAGCCAACAACTTCCTGCTGCCTTTCAGGCTGTCAGTGCCTCGTCATGCCGCCAGGGACAAAGCCGGGCTGATGAAAGACCTTGGAAACCCTGGCTTCCGGGCCACAGATGTCAACTCCATCATTAGACTGCTGAACTAA
- the rpl7l1 gene encoding 60S ribosomal protein L7-like 1 isoform X1, translating to MILRNSNIIQVHSTRFCRINISSICPSYAPDGNGRGKKRSKKVIKLVPEYLLKKRKTYQAIKATQAKLALLEKRKVTKGKPLKFRRLEDFLKDCHKKHRDETRIRRADHRPAAPLPPEKNKLAFAMRIREIKGVSPKVMKVIQMMRLRKIFSGTFVKINKTSIAMMKMVEPYVAWGFPNLKSVRELILKRGQTRIGRRRVPLTDNALIEQHMGKAGIICLEDLIHEIYSVGKSFRAANNFLLPFRLSVPRHAARDKAGLMKDLGNPGFRATDVNSIIRLLN from the exons ATGATTCTAAGAAATTCTAATATTATTCAGGTACATTCAACCCGGTTCTGTCGGATTAATATTTCATCGATATGTCCGAGCTATGCTCCTGATGGAAatgggaggggaaaaaaaag GTCGAAGAAAGTGATCAAGTTAGTTCCAGAGTACCTTCTCAAGAAGAGAAAAACATACCAGGCCATCAAAGCCACACAAGCCAAACTTGCACTACTCGAGAAAAGGAAG GTAACGAAAGGCAAACCTTTAAAGTTCAGGCGTTTGGAGGATTTCTTGAAAGACTGTCACAAAAAGCACAGAGATGAGACACGCATCAGAAGGGCAGACCACAGGCCCGCTGCCCCTCTGcctccagaaaaaaacaagctaGCTTTTGCTATGCGCATCAGAGA GATTAAAGGTGTCAGCCCCAAAGTGATGAAGGTGATCCAGATGATGAGGCTGAGGAAGATCTTCAGTGGGACCTTTGTTAAAATCAACAAGACCTCCATAGCTATGATGAAGATGGTGGAGCCTTATGTGGCCTGGGG ATTTCCCAACTTAAAGTCAGTCCGCGAGCTCATTCTGAAGAGAGGTCAGACCCGGATCGGCCGGAGGAGAGTCCCCCTCACAGACAACGCCCTCATTGAGCAGCACATGG GTAAAGCTGGTATCATATGTCTGGAGGACCTGATCCATGAAATCTACTCTGTTGGCAAGAGCTTCCGAGCAGCCAACAACTTCCTGCTGCCTTTCAGGCTGTCAGTGCCTCGTCATGCCGCCAGGGACAAAGCCGGGCTGATGAAAGACCTTGGAAACCCTGGCTTCCGGGCCACAGATGTCAACTCCATCATTAGACTGCTGAACTAA